In Eucalyptus grandis isolate ANBG69807.140 chromosome 4, ASM1654582v1, whole genome shotgun sequence, the following proteins share a genomic window:
- the LOC104440635 gene encoding F-box protein At1g30790-like: protein MADKSEKKLRSKEDDEVSGRDGEAVSPELPVGIITDILVRLPVKTLLRFKCVSRPWRSLISDPSFASSFLARSLARQAVTSLVSISDLSQPGPSLCQFFRLDHQTGLCAPVPLPDMPSNTAEISEGIHGFICLDDGGLTCVCNPSTREVAALPLTNPDFPDDLQGEMSSFATLGYDSASKQYKVLKTWILYSPYGGVAAAHKVLTLGTNSWRTVDDCPIKFPWDDCISEEGAIHILTRDSMRGNIVGTLDLASEKFRMLLLPEGVRAVKVELKLFRGHLALLESRRLRDNNTITLYVLDDYRSRAWKELRMVLPRSWKEDIGFPPRSLRISIPRNGSGDILLIPTIIYKQSVAYLFSYNVESKRVKKVQIHGPPFHIFYQYRTLSLECRPFDLVDNILSLNHV, encoded by the coding sequence ATGGCGGATAAGAGCGAGAAGAAGCTGAGAAGTAAGGAGGACGACGAGGTGAGCGGGAGAGATGGTGAGGCGGTTTCGCCAGAATTGCCCGTCGGCATCATCACCGACATACTTGTCAGGCTGCCCGTGAAGACCCTGCTGCGATTCAAGTGCGTCTCCAGGCCCTGGCGTTCCCTTATCTCCGACCCTTCCTTCGCCAGTTCGTTCCTGGCTCGTTCCCTCGCTCGTCAGGCCGTCACCTCCCTCGTTTCCATCTCCGACCTGAGCCAGCCGGGCCCGTCGCTTTGCCAGTTCTTCAGGTTGGACCACCAGACGGGGCTTTGCGCTCCTGTACCTCTGCCGGACATGCCCTCTAATACCGCGGAGATCTCAGAAGGCATCCATGGCTTCATTTGCCTCGACGACGGGGGTCTCACTTGCGTGTGTAACCCCAGCACCAGGGAAGTCGCAGCCCTCCCTCTCACCAACCCTGATTTCCCCGACGATCTCCAGGGTGAGATGAGCAGCTTCGCCACATTAGGTTATGATTCAGCCTCGAAACAGTACAAGGTCCTCAAGACGTGGATTCTGTACAGCCCATACGGTGGTGTAGCCGCTGCTCATAAGGTTCTGACGCTAGGTACTAATTCATGGAGGACAGTGGATGATTGCCCTATCAAGTTTCCCTGGGATGATTGCATCAGTGAAGAAGGGGCTATACATATCCTGACACGTGACTCGATGAGGGGGAACATTGTTGGCACACTCGATCTCGCGAGTGAGAAGTTCAGGATGTTATTGCTTCCTGAAGGTGTCCGCGCGGTTAAGGTTGAGCTGAAGCTATTCAGAGGGCATCTGGCCTTGCTAGAGAGCCGACGCCTTCGGGACAACAACACCATAACACTGTATGTTCTGGATGATTACAGGAGTCGGGCTTGGAAGGAGCTGAGAATGGTGCTGCCCCGTAGTTGGAAGGAGGACATAGGTTTTCCTCCTAGATCATTACGCATTAGCATTCCACGCAACGGCTCCGGCGACATTTTGCTCATCCCCACGATTATATACAAGCAGTCTGTGGCGTATTTGTTCTCTTACAATGTCGAGAGCAAGAGGGTGAAGAAGGTTCAAATCCACGGTCCcccttttcacattttttatcaGTATAGGACTCTTTCCTTGGAATGCAGACCTTTTGATTTGGTAGACAACATATTGTCATTGAATCATGTTTAA